A single Notoacmeibacter ruber DNA region contains:
- a CDS encoding ABC transporter permease yields the protein MSTSSTDARQSRGFRLKLPGQLSGIIGAFLIMVGIAAFVSPQFLTEYNMTIMARELAFIGIVAIAQGLLLLLGDIDVSIGAIAGLAGIVCAKLLVDFEFNPVLAIGLSILAAALAGAINGIIITTFNLNSLVVTIGMLSVYSGLNLFITQGRTIVGLPEEVTFLGSSRFLGLPAPLWIMLGLFVLVALLTTVTVYGRKLYAVGNSREAARIVGISAQKVRIVAYSLAGALAGTAGILMAFRLLSAQATLGQNWLLPSIAAPVIGGIATTGGIGTIWGALIGAAIMVVIGNIIVLGGVGIYLQQVVTGLIVVVAVVIDAVTRRFGGK from the coding sequence ATGAGTACAAGTTCAACCGATGCTCGGCAGTCGCGCGGGTTCAGACTGAAACTGCCCGGTCAGCTTTCCGGGATCATTGGCGCGTTTCTGATTATGGTCGGCATTGCCGCGTTCGTTTCGCCGCAATTCCTGACCGAATACAACATGACCATCATGGCGCGCGAACTGGCCTTCATCGGCATCGTCGCGATTGCCCAGGGCCTCTTGCTGCTTCTCGGCGATATCGATGTTTCCATCGGCGCAATTGCCGGCCTTGCCGGCATCGTCTGCGCCAAGCTGCTGGTTGATTTCGAGTTCAACCCGGTACTGGCGATCGGCCTGTCGATCCTGGCTGCTGCCCTCGCCGGCGCAATCAATGGCATCATTATCACGACGTTCAACCTCAATTCGCTGGTTGTGACGATCGGTATGTTGAGCGTCTATTCCGGACTCAACCTCTTCATCACGCAGGGGCGGACGATCGTCGGCCTGCCTGAGGAAGTGACCTTTCTGGGCAGTAGCCGTTTTCTCGGCCTGCCGGCTCCTTTGTGGATCATGCTCGGCCTCTTCGTTCTGGTCGCACTGCTGACGACGGTGACGGTTTATGGCCGCAAGCTCTACGCGGTCGGCAATAGCCGTGAAGCCGCCCGCATTGTCGGCATCAGCGCGCAGAAGGTCCGCATCGTGGCGTACAGCCTGGCGGGTGCGCTTGCCGGCACCGCCGGCATCCTGATGGCGTTCCGCCTTCTTTCGGCCCAGGCGACACTCGGTCAGAACTGGCTTCTGCCATCGATCGCGGCGCCCGTGATTGGCGGCATCGCGACGACCGGCGGCATCGGCACCATCTGGGGAGCGCTCATCGGCGCGGCCATCATGGTGGTCATCGGCAACATCATCGTCCTTGGCGGTGTCGGCATCTACCTGCAACAGGTCGTTACCGGCCTCATCGTGGTCGTTGCAGTCGTCATCGACGCGGTCACACGGCGCTTCGGCGGCAAGTAG
- a CDS encoding VOC family protein: MSEQTQISQIGVVCRDLDKTMKAYTDLLGWGPWNVYDHVEPSLHHTHLHGEESKFSMRCAETMVGDMCFELIQPLEGDNIYSEWLEEHGEGFHHMAVMKHTPEESDAFKKRMQDEGAKIMMGGRIGETIEFYYLDTQPMLKIIVESGTGHAIDLKPVRTYP; encoded by the coding sequence ATGAGTGAACAAACGCAAATTTCGCAGATCGGTGTGGTCTGCCGCGATCTCGACAAGACGATGAAGGCCTATACCGACCTTCTCGGCTGGGGGCCCTGGAACGTGTACGACCATGTAGAGCCGAGCCTTCATCACACCCATCTGCATGGCGAGGAATCGAAATTTTCGATGCGCTGCGCGGAAACGATGGTTGGCGATATGTGCTTCGAGCTGATTCAGCCGCTGGAAGGCGACAATATCTACAGCGAATGGCTCGAAGAGCATGGCGAAGGCTTTCATCACATGGCCGTCATGAAGCACACGCCTGAAGAATCCGATGCCTTCAAGAAGCGCATGCAGGACGAGGGCGCCAAGATCATGATGGGCGGACGCATCGGCGAAACGATCGAGTTCTACTATCTCGACACCCAGCCCATGCTGAAGATCATCGTGGAATCCGGCACCGGGCATGCCATCGATCTGAAGCCTGTCCGCACCTATCCGTAA
- a CDS encoding 2-hydroxyacid dehydrogenase, giving the protein MESLKVAAIGDQFIRASVFEDAIRAQIDRPIEVVTKDLEWPDVPFFQGDGPAGSEIKEYSGSPDDIRSILSSADALITHLAPVTEGLLDSCEKLRFIGVSRGGPTNINMKAAKAHNVVVCNVPGRNASAVAEFTVGAILANIRRITAGHASLSRGIWRGDLYRYELTGDELSDLTVGILGYSHIGQRVVRLLKPFGCRIVICDPYASLTLTDEMDGVEQVDLDTLIAQSDILSLHARVTKETTGMLSAERIAAMKQGAVVINTARGSLIDQEALVDALKSGKLGGAALDTFEVEPPKQDDDLLSLPNVTLTPHIAGSSRRVATFAAEMIAKDFRRYLEGQPLENACT; this is encoded by the coding sequence ATGGAATCTTTGAAAGTCGCGGCCATCGGCGACCAGTTCATTCGCGCGAGTGTATTCGAGGACGCGATCCGCGCCCAGATCGATCGGCCGATCGAGGTCGTCACCAAGGATCTGGAATGGCCCGATGTTCCGTTCTTTCAGGGTGACGGACCTGCCGGCAGCGAGATCAAAGAATATAGTGGAAGCCCCGATGACATCCGTTCCATCCTGAGTTCCGCTGATGCGCTGATCACCCATCTGGCTCCGGTGACGGAAGGCCTGCTCGACAGCTGTGAAAAGCTGCGTTTCATTGGCGTCTCGCGTGGCGGCCCGACCAATATCAACATGAAGGCTGCGAAGGCCCACAATGTCGTTGTCTGCAACGTTCCGGGCCGCAATGCCTCCGCTGTCGCGGAGTTTACGGTGGGCGCCATCCTGGCGAATATCCGGCGTATCACCGCCGGTCACGCCAGCCTGTCGCGCGGCATCTGGCGCGGCGATCTCTATCGTTATGAACTGACCGGCGATGAGCTGAGCGACCTCACTGTCGGTATTCTCGGATATAGCCATATCGGCCAGCGTGTGGTTCGGCTGCTCAAGCCGTTCGGCTGCCGCATCGTCATTTGCGATCCCTATGCGAGCCTCACGCTGACCGACGAGATGGATGGCGTGGAGCAGGTCGATCTCGACACGCTCATCGCGCAGTCGGACATTCTCAGCCTGCATGCGCGCGTGACAAAAGAAACGACAGGCATGCTTTCCGCCGAACGTATCGCGGCCATGAAGCAGGGTGCCGTTGTGATCAACACGGCGCGTGGCTCCTTGATCGATCAGGAGGCCTTGGTCGATGCGCTCAAGAGTGGCAAGCTCGGCGGTGCAGCACTCGATACGTTCGAGGTCGAACCGCCCAAGCAGGATGATGATCTGCTGAGCCTGCCCAATGTAACGCTGACACCGCATATCGCCGGGTCGTCCCGTCGGGTTGCTACATTTGCCGCAGAGATGATCGCCAAGGATTTCAGGCGCTATCTCGAGGGGCAACCCCTCGAGAACGCCTGCACCTGA
- a CDS encoding FGGY family carbohydrate kinase: MTKRYVIAIDAGTGSGRAIVYDMDGNVAGMAQEEWVHPTVDGVPGGLDFATGPNGELIDRVIGAALQKAGLKGDDIAAVAATSMREGFVLYDKSGQPIWACPNVDSRASTQADLLAESGDADRIYRTAGDWVSITAPARLLWIKENRPEIYRRASRMGMLSDWIATRLSGVYATEPTAGSSSALFDLAKRDWSEELLSIVDFDPSMVPAVSEPGTTIGSVTQEAAKRTGLAQGTPVVTGGGDTQLALLGLGQRGGDATLVGGSFWQMTILSDRPLIDPDFAPRTLCHARPDEWMTEGIGFLSGFTLRWLRDAFFEPLRSAFGGTASAFDIMEEFAARQPPGANGVIATTANPMQSDAWKHPALGFAGFDINQPDMALGSAVRSVMESAAYLASTHLGVLEKLSGKSYEKLHFTGGSSQSPVWSQIVADVTGRPVDIPSVKETTALGAAMLAATGAGLFASLDEAVAAMSSPIERSLEPNKENHEFYRGEQERWRAVSAASFDLAENGTLAPLWTPAGARKD, translated from the coding sequence ATGACGAAACGCTATGTCATCGCCATCGATGCCGGGACCGGTAGTGGGCGCGCGATCGTCTACGATATGGATGGAAACGTCGCCGGCATGGCCCAGGAAGAATGGGTCCATCCCACGGTCGACGGCGTGCCAGGCGGGCTAGATTTTGCCACGGGGCCGAACGGCGAACTGATCGATCGCGTCATCGGGGCGGCGCTTCAGAAGGCCGGCCTCAAAGGTGACGATATTGCCGCGGTGGCGGCGACGTCGATGCGTGAGGGCTTCGTCCTTTACGACAAATCGGGTCAGCCGATCTGGGCCTGTCCCAACGTCGATTCCAGAGCGTCGACGCAGGCGGATCTTCTGGCGGAAAGCGGTGATGCGGACCGCATTTACAGGACGGCCGGCGATTGGGTTTCGATCACGGCGCCGGCGCGTCTCCTTTGGATCAAGGAGAATCGGCCCGAAATCTACCGGCGGGCATCCAGGATGGGTATGCTGTCGGACTGGATCGCGACGCGCCTGAGCGGCGTTTATGCGACCGAGCCGACCGCTGGCTCCTCCAGTGCGCTTTTCGATCTGGCAAAGCGCGACTGGTCCGAAGAGCTGCTCTCAATCGTCGATTTCGACCCTTCCATGGTGCCTGCGGTATCCGAACCCGGCACGACTATCGGCTCCGTCACGCAAGAGGCCGCCAAGCGAACCGGCCTTGCGCAAGGCACACCGGTCGTCACCGGTGGCGGCGACACGCAGCTGGCTTTGCTCGGTCTTGGACAGCGGGGAGGGGATGCGACGCTTGTCGGCGGCAGCTTCTGGCAGATGACGATCCTGTCGGACCGGCCGCTGATCGATCCGGACTTTGCGCCGCGCACGCTTTGCCATGCCCGCCCGGATGAGTGGATGACCGAAGGGATCGGTTTTTTGAGCGGCTTCACCCTCCGCTGGCTGCGTGACGCATTCTTCGAGCCGCTGCGTAGCGCGTTTGGCGGGACAGCCAGTGCCTTCGACATCATGGAAGAATTTGCGGCAAGGCAGCCACCGGGCGCAAATGGCGTCATCGCCACCACGGCCAACCCCATGCAGTCGGACGCCTGGAAGCATCCGGCACTCGGCTTTGCCGGATTCGATATAAACCAGCCCGATATGGCGCTTGGCAGCGCCGTCCGGTCGGTGATGGAATCGGCGGCTTATCTCGCCAGTACTCATCTCGGCGTGCTCGAGAAGCTGTCCGGTAAAAGCTACGAAAAGCTGCATTTCACCGGAGGGTCGAGCCAGAGCCCGGTCTGGTCCCAGATCGTTGCGGACGTCACGGGGCGGCCCGTCGATATCCCGAGCGTGAAGGAGACCACGGCTCTCGGAGCGGCGATGCTGGCAGCCACGGGTGCAGGGCTCTTCGCTTCCCTTGATGAGGCGGTGGCCGCGATGTCCAGCCCGATCGAGCGCAGTCTCGAACCGAACAAGGAAAACCATGAATTCTACCGTGGTGAACAGGAGCGGTGGCGTGCCGTCTCGGCAGCGAGCTTCGATCTCGCCGAGAACGGCACATTGGCGCCGCTCTGGACCCCCGCGGGCGCAAGAAAGGACTGA
- a CDS encoding class II aldolase/adducin family protein translates to MKSYWNDTEAERIESAAGDNPADRALALRVYTSQLIGREVDLVLHGGGNTSVKVKRPDGSGVDRDVIHVKGSGWDLATIEAPGLPGMRLEPLLEARNIPDMKDEEMVALLRTNMLDDSGPTPSVEALLHAFLPYDYVDHTHSAAALAIANQPNAAELSRQIFGEKLCVVPYVMPGFKLSHAADEIFRREGRDCEGMFLVNHGLFSFSDDARISYERIIDFTSACEDYLADNGAALTPPEENTKVETQPRVVENLGAALSEWAFFGGGVTLDLRDSPAIRRYLAMDNLQDVATRGTATPDHVIRIKPRPVIGASDFSSEDWKGKVDDFAQWYESYFQRNVPNADEPKTMLDPLPRVALIPGTGIVGIGRNAKEAGIAADLAEQTARIVWSAEQIGRFTPLDEGKLFQMEYWSLEQAKLQKAA, encoded by the coding sequence ATGAAATCGTATTGGAATGACACGGAAGCCGAACGGATCGAAAGCGCGGCGGGCGATAATCCGGCCGACCGGGCGCTCGCGCTGCGCGTTTATACGTCGCAGCTTATCGGCCGTGAGGTCGACCTCGTTCTGCACGGCGGCGGCAACACCTCCGTCAAGGTGAAGCGTCCCGATGGCTCGGGCGTCGACCGCGACGTCATTCACGTCAAAGGGTCGGGATGGGACCTTGCGACCATCGAGGCGCCGGGCCTGCCGGGAATGCGGCTGGAGCCGCTTCTGGAGGCACGGAACATTCCCGACATGAAGGATGAGGAGATGGTCGCACTTCTGCGGACCAACATGCTGGACGATAGCGGACCGACCCCGTCCGTCGAAGCGCTCCTGCACGCTTTCCTTCCCTATGATTATGTCGATCATACGCATTCGGCGGCCGCTCTGGCCATCGCCAACCAGCCCAATGCCGCAGAGCTTTCACGGCAGATCTTCGGCGAGAAGCTGTGCGTGGTGCCCTACGTCATGCCGGGCTTCAAGCTATCCCATGCGGCCGACGAGATATTCCGCCGTGAGGGCAGGGACTGCGAAGGCATGTTCCTTGTCAATCATGGTCTTTTCAGCTTCAGCGATGACGCCCGCATCTCGTATGAACGGATCATCGATTTCACCTCGGCCTGTGAAGATTACCTCGCGGACAATGGAGCTGCGCTCACGCCTCCCGAAGAAAACACGAAGGTGGAGACTCAGCCGCGTGTCGTCGAAAACCTCGGTGCGGCGCTGTCGGAATGGGCTTTTTTCGGAGGCGGCGTGACGCTCGATCTTCGCGACAGCCCGGCCATTCGACGCTATCTCGCCATGGACAATCTGCAGGACGTGGCGACGCGCGGCACGGCGACACCGGATCACGTCATCCGCATCAAGCCTCGACCCGTTATCGGTGCATCTGATTTCTCCAGCGAGGACTGGAAGGGCAAAGTCGATGATTTCGCGCAGTGGTATGAAAGCTACTTCCAGCGCAATGTACCCAATGCCGACGAGCCGAAGACGATGCTCGATCCCCTGCCGCGCGTCGCGCTGATCCCTGGAACGGGAATTGTCGGCATCGGGCGAAATGCAAAGGAAGCCGGCATAGCGGCCGATCTTGCCGAACAGACCGCGCGGATTGTCTGGAGCGCCGAGCAGATCGGCCGGTTCACGCCACTCGACGAAGGCAAGCTGTTCCAGATGGAATACTGGTCACTAGAACAGGCGAAACTGCAGAAGGCGGCCTGA
- a CDS encoding sugar-binding transcriptional regulator, protein MTDRERHGSIASPEFEPYETIVIYKVSSTFPTDKGIERLSAERHFMSRITETQDQVRDVAWMHYVAGLTQAEIAKRRGLSRMKVHRLVQAALDQGIVRIFVNQVSSDCVELETKLMKRYGLSSCIVAPDTGLTHSMAGTMPVVASAGAFYLYGRLENTEPKIIGIGSGRTMAEVVRQLPSIRRPKVEFISTTGDFAALSAANPFEVINILMEKTGGGGYAFTAPLIVDTPEDRELFLRQRSVCKSREKLAEADFIFAGIGHIGPGSFFSSFGLLTEAEMAELNGQGAVADLVGNPIDEEGRFVENGIASRMLGLQRSVLRESETIVICSGTEKWRAARSALRSGCLNGFITSQSLAKRLLAEPA, encoded by the coding sequence ATGACGGATCGGGAACGTCACGGATCGATTGCATCGCCCGAATTCGAACCCTATGAGACTATTGTCATTTACAAGGTCTCTTCGACGTTTCCGACCGATAAAGGGATCGAACGTCTGTCTGCCGAAAGACATTTCATGTCGAGAATAACAGAAACCCAGGATCAGGTTCGCGACGTCGCCTGGATGCATTATGTGGCCGGCCTGACCCAAGCGGAGATTGCAAAGCGTCGTGGCCTGAGCCGGATGAAGGTGCACCGGCTCGTTCAGGCCGCCCTGGACCAGGGAATCGTCCGTATCTTCGTCAATCAGGTCAGTTCCGATTGCGTGGAACTGGAAACGAAGCTGATGAAACGCTACGGCCTTTCGAGCTGTATCGTGGCGCCCGACACCGGCCTTACCCATTCCATGGCCGGGACCATGCCGGTGGTTGCCAGTGCCGGCGCGTTCTACCTTTATGGCCGGCTGGAGAATACGGAACCCAAGATCATCGGCATCGGCTCGGGCAGGACGATGGCGGAGGTCGTTCGGCAATTGCCTTCGATACGCCGTCCCAAGGTCGAGTTCATTTCCACGACCGGCGATTTCGCGGCGCTGAGCGCGGCGAACCCGTTCGAGGTGATCAACATATTGATGGAAAAGACCGGTGGCGGTGGATATGCCTTCACCGCGCCGCTCATTGTCGACACGCCAGAGGACAGGGAGCTGTTTCTGCGGCAGCGCAGCGTCTGCAAATCCAGAGAAAAGCTGGCCGAGGCCGATTTCATCTTCGCCGGAATCGGCCATATAGGACCGGGATCATTTTTCAGCTCTTTCGGCCTTCTGACGGAGGCCGAAATGGCCGAGCTCAACGGGCAGGGCGCCGTTGCCGACCTCGTGGGGAACCCGATCGACGAAGAGGGCAGGTTCGTCGAGAACGGAATCGCAAGCCGCATGCTGGGCTTGCAGCGCTCCGTGCTGCGCGAGAGCGAAACCATCGTGATCTGTTCTGGAACGGAAAAATGGCGCGCAGCCCGAAGCGCGCTGCGCTCGGGCTGCCTCAACGGTTTCATCACGTCGCAGTCGCTGGCCAAACGCCTTCTGGCGGAGCCGGCCTGA
- a CDS encoding septal ring lytic transglycosylase RlpA family protein, with protein sequence MKKTFFAAAAAAALAFSVAAPAQAACGKASWYGPGFHGKKTASGEAFNQNAMTAAHKTLPLGSKVRVTNERNGRSIVVRINDRGPYAHGRVLDLSKGAAAKLGFIRAGHTSVCYSKA encoded by the coding sequence ATGAAAAAGACGTTCTTTGCCGCCGCGGCTGCTGCCGCGCTTGCGTTCTCTGTCGCTGCGCCGGCTCAGGCAGCCTGCGGCAAGGCCTCCTGGTACGGGCCGGGTTTCCACGGCAAGAAGACCGCCTCGGGTGAAGCCTTCAATCAGAACGCCATGACCGCAGCGCACAAGACGCTGCCGCTCGGCTCCAAGGTTCGCGTAACCAATGAGCGCAACGGCCGTTCGATCGTCGTGCGCATCAACGACCGCGGCCCTTACGCTCATGGCCGGGTCCTCGATCTGTCCAAGGGCGCAGCCGCCAAGCTCGGCTTTATCCGCGCCGGCCATACGTCGGTTTGCTACAGCAAGGCCTGA
- a CDS encoding putative bifunctional diguanylate cyclase/phosphodiesterase has translation MPAHTRFDNPTTAELVSTDSLTGLGNRQRFFKKLSLYIEAGPRRLSPFAVLIFNIDGFKPIADLFGREAGDTVLAQIALRLHSAVDDNALVCRVGGDEFAVLHPSISTEESVREEAELLLELVSAPYDIGRRNIRVSCSVGAAVYDNQDDSPEAFFAKAESALYTAKRQGCGSVIVHNKEMDETIRRLTRLEQALRSAVSEGQVEPHFQPIVELRSGKLIGFECLARWTDRDLGSVPPSVFIPLAEERGIIGPLTQLLLKKACLAAREWPREMFLSFNLSPTQLIDSHTTMLVLSTIADTHFDPRRLEIEITETGMMSDPASAKEIVSQLRDVGIRISLDDFGTGQSSLGRLREFPFDKLKIDRSFVSALLDDRPSEHIVKAILSLCDGLHLDVVAEGIETQQQAAKLKAMGCRGGQGYYFGKAADHNLTLARVRRTLSSEKKGVAHHSMRLAS, from the coding sequence ATGCCCGCCCACACTCGCTTCGATAACCCGACAACGGCAGAACTCGTCTCGACCGACAGCCTCACCGGTCTGGGTAACCGACAGCGCTTCTTCAAGAAACTGTCCCTTTATATCGAGGCTGGTCCACGCAGGCTTTCGCCTTTTGCAGTCCTGATCTTCAATATTGATGGTTTCAAGCCGATCGCAGACCTTTTCGGTCGCGAGGCGGGCGATACGGTTCTGGCGCAGATTGCCTTGCGCCTGCATAGCGCGGTGGATGACAATGCTCTGGTCTGCCGTGTCGGGGGCGATGAATTCGCTGTTCTGCACCCGTCCATCTCCACGGAGGAGAGCGTCAGGGAGGAGGCGGAGCTTCTTCTGGAGCTGGTTTCTGCCCCCTACGATATAGGAAGACGGAATATCCGGGTATCCTGCTCCGTCGGGGCGGCGGTCTACGACAATCAGGACGATAGTCCGGAAGCCTTTTTCGCCAAGGCTGAGAGCGCGCTCTACACCGCCAAGCGGCAAGGCTGTGGCTCGGTTATCGTTCACAACAAGGAGATGGACGAGACGATCCGCCGTCTGACCCGCCTGGAACAGGCCCTGCGCAGCGCGGTATCCGAGGGCCAGGTCGAGCCCCATTTTCAGCCGATCGTCGAGTTGCGCTCCGGCAAGCTGATCGGCTTCGAGTGCCTTGCCCGCTGGACCGATCGGGACCTTGGCTCGGTACCCCCAAGCGTCTTCATTCCTCTTGCCGAGGAACGCGGCATCATCGGCCCCCTGACACAGTTGCTCCTGAAAAAAGCATGTCTGGCGGCCCGGGAATGGCCGCGCGAGATGTTTCTGTCCTTCAATCTCTCACCAACGCAGCTGATCGATTCACATACCACCATGCTGGTGCTGTCGACGATTGCCGACACCCATTTCGATCCACGCCGTTTGGAGATCGAGATCACCGAGACCGGGATGATGTCCGACCCGGCTTCAGCCAAAGAGATCGTCTCGCAGCTGCGCGACGTCGGTATTCGGATTTCGCTCGACGATTTCGGGACGGGGCAATCCTCGCTCGGGCGGTTGCGGGAGTTTCCCTTCGACAAGCTGAAGATCGATCGCAGCTTCGTGTCCGCGCTCCTCGACGACCGACCCAGCGAACATATCGTCAAGGCAATCCTGTCGCTATGCGATGGCCTTCACCTCGATGTCGTGGCGGAAGGTATCGAAACGCAGCAGCAGGCCGCGAAACTGAAGGCGATGGGCTGTCGCGGTGGGCAGGGCTATTACTTCGGCAAGGCTGCCGATCACAATCTGACGCTGGCACGCGTCCGAAGAACACTTTCCAGCGAGAAGAAGGGCGTCGCACATCATTCCATGCGGCTCGCCTCCTAA
- the gshB gene encoding glutathione synthase, with the protein MALRVAIQMDHVSGLHIAGDTTFALGLAAQERGYELYHYVPDAMSLDEGRLMARAQPMILRDEEGNHFDLGEEERIDLSTMDVILLRQDPPFDMNYITTTHLLESIHPQTLVVNDPAWVRNSPEKIFVTEFPDLMPETLITRDRQAVLDFRRRHGDIILKPLYGNGGAGIFHLRQDDRNLTSLIELFEQMSREPYIVQRYLPAVRQGDKRIILIEGEPVGAINRIPSETDSRSNMHVGGRAEAVGMTDRDQEICERIGPALRERGFTLVGIDVIGDRLTEINVTSPTGIREVKRFGGQDIGGLFWDAVEKRLAG; encoded by the coding sequence ATGGCACTGCGGGTCGCGATCCAGATGGATCATGTTTCCGGTCTTCACATTGCGGGCGATACAACTTTCGCGCTCGGCCTCGCCGCCCAGGAGCGGGGATACGAACTTTACCACTACGTTCCCGACGCGATGAGCCTGGACGAGGGACGGCTGATGGCCCGGGCCCAGCCGATGATCCTTCGCGATGAGGAGGGAAACCACTTCGATCTCGGCGAAGAAGAACGGATCGATCTGTCGACGATGGACGTCATCCTGCTTCGGCAGGATCCTCCCTTCGACATGAACTACATCACCACGACGCATTTGCTGGAGAGCATTCACCCGCAGACGCTCGTCGTGAACGACCCGGCATGGGTGCGCAATTCGCCCGAAAAGATCTTCGTCACCGAATTTCCCGATCTCATGCCCGAGACGCTGATTACGCGCGACAGACAGGCTGTGCTCGATTTCCGCAGGCGGCACGGCGACATCATCCTGAAACCGCTCTACGGAAACGGCGGAGCCGGCATTTTCCACCTGCGGCAGGACGATCGCAATCTCACATCGCTGATCGAGCTTTTCGAACAGATGAGCCGGGAGCCCTACATCGTTCAGCGCTACCTGCCGGCGGTTCGCCAGGGCGACAAGCGTATCATCCTGATAGAGGGCGAACCCGTCGGTGCCATCAACCGCATCCCCTCGGAGACGGATTCACGTTCGAACATGCATGTCGGTGGGCGTGCCGAAGCCGTCGGCATGACCGACCGCGACCAGGAGATCTGCGAACGCATCGGGCCCGCCCTGCGCGAGCGGGGTTTCACCCTCGTCGGGATCGACGTGATCGGTGACCGGCTGACCGAGATCAATGTGACGAGCCCGACCGGCATTCGTGAGGTCAAGCGTTTCGGCGGTCAGGACATTGGCGGCCTTTTCTGGGATGCGGTGGAGAAGCGGCTGGCTGGGTGA
- a CDS encoding YifB family Mg chelatase-like AAA ATPase: MVATVHTVSFQGIEAVPVSVQVMVAPGKMNTQIVGLPDKAVAESRERVQAALHASGLSMPVKRVTVNLAPADLPKEGSHYDLPIALGLMAAMGAIPADALDGFTVLGELSLDGSIAPVAGALPAAIGANAQGRGLICPAASGAEAAWAGEGVEILAPRSLIAIANHFRGTQVLSRPTPTRRQMAGSLPDLADVRGQETAKRALEIAAAGGHNLLMVGPPGSGKSMLAARLPSILPSLSPRELLEVSMVASIAGELAGGQLSERRPFRAPHHSASMAAMVGGGTRARPGEVSLAHNGVLFLDELPEFHPTVLDSLRQPLENGECVIARANHRVTYPARIQLVTAMNPCRCGMAGEPGHRCARGPRCVSDYQARLSGPFLDRIDMRIEVPAVTAADLIAPGRAEPSAAIAARVAEARAIQDARFSAMGLRSATTNAVCPSSLMEEAAHCDGGAMSLLREAAEKMALSARGYHRVLKIARTLADLDGADSVGRIHLAEALSYRMAGDRLAQAA; this comes from the coding sequence ATGGTCGCCACCGTTCATACCGTCTCGTTTCAAGGCATCGAGGCCGTCCCCGTTAGCGTTCAGGTCATGGTCGCGCCGGGAAAGATGAACACGCAGATCGTCGGACTGCCGGATAAGGCGGTGGCGGAAAGTCGTGAACGTGTCCAGGCCGCTCTCCACGCGTCCGGCCTGTCCATGCCGGTCAAGCGTGTGACGGTTAATCTGGCCCCGGCCGACCTTCCCAAGGAGGGGAGCCATTACGATCTCCCGATCGCGCTTGGACTGATGGCGGCAATGGGCGCCATCCCTGCCGATGCGCTCGATGGCTTTACAGTATTGGGCGAATTGTCCCTGGATGGCTCGATCGCGCCGGTCGCGGGGGCTCTGCCGGCAGCCATCGGCGCCAATGCACAGGGTCGGGGACTGATCTGTCCGGCGGCAAGCGGGGCGGAAGCGGCCTGGGCGGGAGAGGGCGTCGAGATTCTCGCCCCGCGCAGTCTGATCGCCATCGCCAATCATTTTCGGGGTACCCAGGTTCTCTCTCGTCCGACGCCGACACGCCGTCAGATGGCGGGCTCTTTACCTGATCTTGCGGATGTCCGCGGTCAGGAAACCGCCAAGCGCGCATTGGAAATCGCGGCGGCGGGCGGGCACAACCTGCTCATGGTCGGGCCGCCCGGCTCCGGCAAGTCCATGCTCGCGGCACGCCTTCCTTCCATTCTTCCATCGCTTTCTCCCCGGGAATTGCTGGAGGTATCCATGGTAGCCTCCATCGCCGGAGAACTGGCCGGCGGTCAGCTCAGCGAGCGGCGGCCTTTCCGTGCGCCGCATCATTCCGCCTCCATGGCCGCGATGGTGGGAGGTGGCACACGCGCGCGTCCGGGAGAAGTTTCGCTGGCGCATAATGGCGTGCTTTTTCTCGACGAGTTGCCGGAATTTCATCCGACCGTTCTCGATAGTCTGCGCCAGCCTCTGGAGAATGGCGAATGCGTGATCGCACGCGCCAATCACAGGGTCACCTATCCTGCGCGGATTCAGCTTGTCACGGCGATGAACCCGTGCCGCTGCGGCATGGCGGGTGAGCCGGGCCATCGCTGCGCCCGCGGTCCCCGATGCGTGAGCGATTATCAGGCGCGACTATCCGGCCCGTTTCTGGACAGGATCGACATGCGGATTGAGGTTCCGGCTGTTACCGCGGCCGATCTCATCGCGCCGGGCAGGGCGGAGCCATCCGCAGCCATCGCCGCACGCGTGGCCGAAGCGCGGGCCATTCAGGATGCACGCTTCTCCGCCATGGGACTGCGCTCTGCGACAACCAATGCCGTGTGCCCGTCATCCCTCATGGAAGAAGCTGCGCACTGCGATGGCGGCGCCATGTCGCTATTGCGGGAGGCAGCGGAAAAAATGGCTCTGTCCGCTCGCGGCTACCACCGCGTCCTGAAGATCGCCCGGACGCTGGCCGACCTCGACGGCGCCGACAGCGTCGGTCGCATTCACCTGGCGGAGGCGCTGTCCTATCGAATGGCCGGTGATCGACTGGCGCAAGCGGCCTGA